The sequence ggttttaccactcttctaggttggattatcTCTACACCTCTATTTCTAATCCTTTATAGAGAATACAAACTTTGCCCTTAAGAAACCTTAAATTTAGGAACAAGGTTTCCTAACTTAGTTCTTAAGCTCCTAAATCTTAGGAATAAGTTTTCTCAAGATAGAGTTTAACCAAACTCCAACTCTTAACAACCGGCCAAATcccacaattctccacctcgggtcatgctttcaagcatgagacgatcaaacAAAGAATATCCTCCATCTGGTCACACCATCTCTATATAGAAAAAGAATTAATCTGAAGCTCATACCTGAATTTtcatcttcatagaaccatctcttcgaCCAAAACACCGATGATAATGATAAAGGTCTTCAAACCATCTTTTTCACGAAGAACACTTATGAAACTAGCCACGTCTCACAAACACCATGAAATTACTATCAGCGAATCCTTACACAGACTCCACCAATGATcaccaagagaaccatccagaagaatcaccattagctccacctaaccagtaagctaaTAATATATTGAACTCTAATCCAGAAAGGAAGATTAACTCCAATATCATACTCcagcacatgtcatgattaccgtgtatctgaaatAAACCATCAGAAATTTCCACTGTGATTAACAAGCTTAATCCTTTAAGTGATTCCCAAAGCCATCACCAATCTGACATacttttaccaccatcacaccccCAGCATACTCGCTCTGAATATATTGTGTGAATTCCCATATTAACGTGGTTCATGCTTCCGAGATAGGGCACATTCTTGAAAATCacgtgcaagccatcaagaatactttaacatagacttaagaacataaatctataacatctcgGGAATAACTTCGAAGCGTTGctggacttgcttctacatgagacctcacaaccccatcctttcttcaaactttgtaacccattgtttatagtgtatgattactaacactcTTCAAGAAGTAAATATGTAGTCCACCTCATTCAGTCTTattctgcatcccatactacatcataaaaccaaataaagaacataaacttctaccaagttgaacctccaatttgtaaatcacatcacaaacccatatttgtgtaaacaccggttgaaaccaaaatcttcaaaaaaatatttctccacccgaacaataaaccaTCGTTCAATTTAAGGTTCAATCACACATGCCTCCCttgggctctgataccaaattgttgggaaaattggcaccccgagcgcagcggaaatCAGGATCAGAAAgcgcaattggtgatttgaacgaaacgtgcgagaaataataagaaagagacagaagataaagaagcacacaaccacaacacatcatatacgtggttcacctttataggctacatccacggacaacaccagaaaaacttccattaaatcaaagaccattacatgctcttacGCAACCCAAAACAAGACCAAAgaattaacaagacatacccgagaacgccatcgaagaaaccatagaaaccaattccctaaccattcttcaaaccagcctcatgtcttctcttctacaccgtcttcaCAGTTGCTAGTAACAATGGAGAAACATGGAAAtactagaaacttggtttagggaaaagccccaaacactaaacactagaacaccaaaatcctctctctacaagtttttctctcacaccgatatttACCTTCATGGTAGCACAAGATCCTCccaacaaagagaccaaaaaccTAAACACAAgattttaccactcttctaggttggattatcTCTACACCTCTATTTATAATCCTTtatatagagaacacaaacttAACCCTTAAGAAACCTTAACTTTAGGAACAAGGTTTCCTAACTTAATTCTTAAGCTCCTAAACTTTAGGAATAAGTTTTCTCAAGATAGAGTTTAACCAAAACTCCAACTCTTAACCACCGGCCAAATCCCACAACAAAGACTGCTGGTTTGTGACGGAGCCATATATGAAAAAGCGAATCAATTAAATCCACTTAGTATAGGCTACTGAAGTCTAGTAGTATCTTTTTTcaattatctttatttttattttatttttgtaaagttaAAAAAGAAATACTATTTGGTCCCCATTGTTTAATTTCTTCCTTTAAATCGAAGTATTTGTGCAGAAAATTATAATATGTTTGTACTAAGGTATTTAAGAAGTTGCAGGTGGAAGAGGCAAAGTGGCAAATTCAATAGAGCGGTGGACACTAAGAGTGCAaaacaaacataacaaaatgccgaagaatatatttatttttttgatcgataaaaaaGGATTGATTGATCATAAAAAAAGGGTGTAAAAGAATTATACCACCCTAAACAAAGTTAGGggaggagaaaagaaaagaaaagaactaGTGAAATGTGTTAAGTCACTGATTGCAAGAGCCCAAGAGAAAATGTAGTAGATTGCTTTGTTCACCACAACCATCTCATTCGTACTGACATTTGAGAAACCCTGTCATTTCTCTCCTTCCATAAACTCGAAAAAATGGCTACATGTATCAAATCTCAGACTGCAGAGCTAGCTTTAGAATGTTGAATAAGAGACCAAGCATGTAGGACTGCAGGAGCATCCAAAGGAATAGAGAAGAAACAATGCAATTTATCCATAAAAGACTTCTCAAACTTTTCTAGCAAATCTGCAATGGAGAAGAAGGTGAGAAGAAGATTCTGGCTCACTGCAAAATAAACAATTATCTGGAACTTCAATTCTTCTTCTCAAAAGAAAATATGTTGTAGGCAGCCTTATATGAGCAATAAGCCACTACGTTAAAGAATATATTTCAGTCACTACGTTACAAGCATGAGGAATTGATTGCCACTTGAATTAAGCAGATTATCGCAACTTAAAAATTAGTGTTTTGGCCTTTTTGGGATTGGTGGATCCATTAATTCTGTTTTCATGTTTAATGACTCATGGTATTTTGAAGGTAGAAAATTAGATATCTTTTAAGTTTCTTTGATTCATTCCAAGAAATTCAAGAGATTTAAGTAAAGATCAATTGGTTAAATTGGTTAAACTGGTTAAACTAGCCAGGACGGCTTATTACATGTCCATCCAAAAATATATTGGCCAAGTAAGTAAATTGAGTAAATAAACGGGAAAAAAAAGTTACGAGTTATTCTAGATTTTGGAAGACAAAAGAATTGAGTCAGAGTTATTCTAGATTTTGTAAGACAAAAGAATTGAGCCATATTATTAGTAGGGGAAagaatggatttgaggagggaaaAAAACTAGCctaaatgtatttttttctttttatcgaTCAAAAGGAATTATATTAAAAAGCACACAAGTCGTGCGCGAACGAATACAACCCAAAGAGAGTCAAGCAACCCTAACCAAAgcgaaagcacaaagaaaaatcTAAGCCAAAAGGTTCCAGGGATAATCAAAAAGCATCAAAGGCCTCTTGACATACCCTAGCCTAAATGTAGTCAACATATTGTCAAAGTCGAGCAAataaaaagacataaaataacattgAACCAGATATCCGGTACCGACACTGGATTAGAATACCACATTGTGCCATTGGCGGATATCTGGATTTCAATCCATTTATCTCGTTAAAGTGCTTGAAAAGTAGCAACAGAGGTTTCGAATTTTGGTTAAGCAAGTGGTTTCATTTAAAACTCTCAACAAAACCTTCACGAGGATCTTCATTTTTCGCTAACTTAAATGGTGTGTTTCCTGTGTAAACTTTTACATCGTCATCATACCAATAAaccaaaaaattggaaaaaataacTTTCAGTTTCGCTTTTTTCCATGATGATCACAGATATTTGTTAGTTGGTTGGTCATGTTTTTACATTTGAACACACGTAAACTGCTTCCTTTTGGCTTGAATACTCTATAAACAACACTTGCATAAAACCCAGACGTATCCACCTGCACTTATTGAGTTACCGACAAAAAACCCCGGCATTTTTGAGAAAGTCATGATATCAATGACCAAAAAAAGGCAGAGACCTAATGAAGATAATCACTCCTTCAATTGGTAtgaaattttttgtttgttttcgcTTTTTGGTGGAGCCATTCAACCAAAATCAGGAGGAGCCATAAATTTATCCGTAGAATTTGGTAGATTTGTTTCTCTCCTGAGGTTACATCTTGAGGAAAGGGTAATGACTAATTAGCAATGCTTTTCATATCTTATTCTGAAGTTAAATTTCGCATTATCTTGGGCCATGTAGAACACATATCTAAATAGCTCAGACAGGTAGCAAACAAGACCCTAATCCACCTAAATAATCATGAGCTAAATATATACACACACGAAACATACCATTTTCAGCGCCCAGAGAACTACGGGGCTAACACTCAAACTATCAACATTGTTATTAATAGCTGCAAACAATTACAAAACACATTCATCTCTGGTTTATCTCTAAGTATTTGCTTTATCCTACACAGATTGTATACGTATAAGTAGGTCATTTCCTTCTTTGCTCTAAAATGTGTCCAGTCCTGTAATTCTCTTTCTATCTTTTCATTCTAATATAGAAAACTTAGTTTAAATTAGTTTCctgagccaaaaaaaaaaataaatcttctcGTGGGTACGTACTACTCATCCAAGAAAATATAACGATCCGGAAACCAAAACATGGAAATTTGATTTGCAACTAACATACACATGGATTTAGTGAACTTACTGTGACAGTGTCACAGTAGTAAATCAACAATGACGGTGGATGTAAACAACAAACACGTTGGCTTTTAGCCTACAATATCGATATCACTAGCTAAGAACTAACTTTTAATGGGCACTGCAAGAACTTTGGGAAACGACTCGTGATTTGAAACCGGAATCGTCTGAAACTTGCAATCGCCCGCCAACAGTGTTACCCCGGCTGCGTTAATGTTAGTATCTTCAAAGTTTATTGTGTTAATGAGTTGAAGTAAAATTTGTTCTTGTTCTTTACCATCGGTCCATTCGTGAATTTCTGCCTTGATTAGTGATGGGTCACTGGAAATTAGTTCCCAGAGTGGGTAGTCTTTTCTTGGCATAAGACGGTCGGATGGCTCGAGCTTCAAACTTGGGCAGTAATCACCCTTTCCATCTCCAAGATAGATAATTCTCTTCTTGCCATCTGCGTAAGCTTCTGCTTTGATCCGGTCAAATATTATACCCTGTATTAACATAAACATTTCAATTAGCCAACTAATATTCTTCTAATAAAGTATTAGCTGAGAAGCATGTGACTAGATTTCTTGTCCATTGCATGTTCCTCAATGTAAGGATCAAGTTCAACTAATTGAGTCATCTTGATGATTCAAAAACACGGCTTCGACGTGTTTAAGGATTAAAAAAAAGCTGAATTATGAGATTAATTTACCTTGCACATGTTGGGAGGGCAGATGGGACAACCATGACAAGCAGTAGTGCAACCATGAGGAGCAGTGGTGAAATCATGGTATGGGAAGATTCTTAATCTTCCTTGGTCATCGACGAAACCCGGGTTCGTGTTGATTTCTGAGAAGTAACCTGACAACCCATGATGTTCTAGTATTGTTTCAATGAAGAACAGATTTGCGTCACTCAAAATTTTCAATTCACACCtggaataaaaaacaaaaaacaaaatgagACCCGTTTGATAATTACATGTAAAATACTTGGAAAATTTTATTGGAAATCAAGAAATTACCCAAGAGCATGAGCTGATTTAATGGCTGAAATGATATTAGCATCCAATGGAGCGCGTCTCAAAACATTGGCAATGTCTTCAATTGTCTTCCCATTAGAGTGAAGCTCTAACATCATCTTATcctgaaaataaataaatcacaaATGAAATTAAAACTCCAGATTATGAAATCTAACTTTTTTTTGATTATAAATCAACAATGGGGCATCAAAATGATCTCCGAAAATATATTTCAGTCAAAAATGCGAAAACAGAGGAAACATACCATGAGAGTATTCCAGGGCATGGTAGGCAAGAGTTCATCAAACAATTGAGTGAAACCCAATTCATCAATGACATAATTATCACTATCGTGATCGATAATCGTCTTGTCGAAGTCGAATAAAATCACAATTCCTGCCATTTTATACGTCGAGAATATGAAATTTGAGGTGTGTTTTTGTGTTTTCtgtaaaataaaagaagaagcagATTTGTTTTTGTGTAGAAAACTTGATGAAGCTGAATGATCTATTTATAATGGGGATCTCGTTCTAATATTGTGAgcgtaagaagaagaaaagaataaaaaaccGGATTAAGATGCCAATGGAATATTACTTCACCGCATTCTGAAAAGAGCCATCAAAATTTGACACCATAAATATTTCTCCTGTGAGGAAGGTGCCACCATTAAAGGCTTCTACCTAAGATTTCACTATCTTGTACAACCAGTAGAATTTTAATATACCGCCACAATTCTTCTCAGCCGTTTGATTTAAGGGTATTTTGATTGTGCTCGTTGATTTTAATGGTTAGTTGTATGATAGTTGTAAGTTGCGTATAGAATCGGTACGAGATAAGGTGATTGGATGGCATATGTGAATATTCGGGTGAGAATTTGCTTTTTACTTACTGGCTGAAATTGGAATATTCCAATCTTCGGTGCCATGCgcattcttcttattcttcaatggtttttttaatttttttaacctCTTTTCCAGGAAACTCCATTTTTGCCTAATTTTGGGTTCTAAGAACAATTTTTAACTTTTGGTATGGGCCGTTGGTGTGCTAGGCTAGGCTGCTAGGGTATCATTGTTGGTCGGATTAAGATATATGGTCACGTTATCACGTGTTAATGGTGTTATATAGTATAAAAAACAGACATTTTATTAGCCAGCCACATGGTTGTACGGTCGTATAGTTGTCAATTGTGGCGGAAACCAGGATTTATAAGTCCGTAagtataattttttctttttcgagGCAAAATGCCCCCATTTTGATGTCAATTTGACATTTTACATTCTATCAATCACTACTTTCCAATGTGTCATCAGGTCTCTAAAAGTATACAATTTAAACCTTTTTTGTTTCCCACCCCAGATAAAAATCAGTAACTTGACTTCATTGATGATCTCTAATGTCTATTGCTAGTCATGACTCTACTGTTTCTTTCTGACCATATTGCCCAACAGATTGCAATGGCCAAATTCTTCTTCCTCTGTTTCTAAACTTCCATGCTTCCAATTGAGAG comes from Papaver somniferum cultivar HN1 chromosome 7, ASM357369v1, whole genome shotgun sequence and encodes:
- the LOC113294968 gene encoding inorganic pyrophosphatase 1-like, with product MAGIVILFDFDKTIIDHDSDNYVIDELGFTQLFDELLPTMPWNTLMDKMMLELHSNGKTIEDIANVLRRAPLDANIISAIKSAHALGCELKILSDANLFFIETILEHHGLSGYFSEINTNPGFVDDQGRLRIFPYHDFTTAPHGCTTACHGCPICPPNMCKGIIFDRIKAEAYADGKKRIIYLGDGKGDYCPSLKLEPSDRLMPRKDYPLWELISSDPSLIKAEIHEWTDGKEQEQILLQLINTINFEDTNINAAGVTLLAGDCKFQTIPVSNHESFPKVLAVPIKS